One genomic region from Pseudomonas sp. R5-89-07 encodes:
- a CDS encoding conjugative transfer ATPase has protein sequence MGFFERFKTRRASERVEPGVTPGAPVSDDVQGSATETFEAAIERYYERLAAMGIPSPSDWRNPKKKPATTADADRLYDVNPSFVDLLPWVDYLPAEKAMLLEDGVSRAAFFELTPIGTEGRDPEWLRKARDALENALQDSFDELETSPWVVQLYAQDETSWDDYLQQLHDYVQPRAQGSAFTELYLKLMKQHLESISKPGGLFEDTKVSQLPWRGQQRRVRVVVYRRTQGAQADVRGQAPGPYLKIICDRLVGGLANAGIKTHRMDGHAIRHWLIHWFNPRPDHLGPADADIRRFYELVCKQAPAAAEGELPLASGTDFSQNLFYREPLSDIEKGLWYFDGLPHQVVMLDRLRDAPKTGHLTGETRKGGDALNALFDKMPEDTILCITLVITPQDILEGHLEQLSRKAVGDTQASILTREDVATARQLLGRKHKLYRGSVAFYLRGKDDAQLHERSLQLSSALLGAGMEPVEPRDEVAPLNSYLRWLPGNFDPNARKALEWYAQLMFAQHIANLAPVWGRSTGTGHPGITLFNRGGAPITFDPLNKLDRQMNAHLFIFGPTGSGKSASATNILSQIIAIYRPRLFIVEAGNSFGLLGDFAKKLGLTVNRVRLAPGSGVSLAPFADAVKLIEPTQNVKILKADDLEASDEHLTSQTEDEQRDILGEMEIAARLMITGGEEKEDARLTRADRSAIRQCILNAAKKCVTEQRIVLPEDIREALREMGLEPGIPDARSTRFLEMAEALSMFCMGTEGDMFNRPGTPWPEADITIVDLATYAREGYSAQMAIAYISLLNTVNNIAERDQFKGRPLICFTDEGHIQLKVPLLSPYSVKITKMWRKLGAWFWMATQNVDDVPPEASALLNMIEWWMCLNMPPDEVEKIARFRELTPAQKSMMLSARKESGKFTEGVVLSKSMEMLFRAVPPSLYLALAMTEPEEKKQRFDIMQAKGCSELDAAIEVAATLDRYRGIEPHIITFPEQVTALERQA, from the coding sequence ATGGGTTTTTTTGAACGATTCAAAACGCGGCGGGCGTCAGAGCGTGTGGAGCCTGGCGTAACACCAGGTGCGCCGGTATCTGACGACGTGCAGGGATCAGCAACCGAGACGTTTGAGGCCGCGATTGAGCGTTACTACGAGCGCCTTGCGGCCATGGGTATTCCCTCGCCGAGCGATTGGCGTAATCCAAAGAAAAAACCAGCCACGACCGCTGATGCTGACCGTCTATACGACGTCAATCCCTCCTTCGTAGACTTGCTGCCCTGGGTGGATTACCTACCTGCGGAAAAAGCCATGCTATTGGAAGACGGGGTGTCTCGCGCTGCATTTTTTGAGCTGACACCGATTGGTACTGAAGGTCGGGATCCCGAATGGTTACGCAAGGCCCGCGACGCCCTGGAAAACGCCCTCCAGGACTCCTTCGACGAGCTTGAAACCTCACCCTGGGTGGTTCAGCTCTATGCCCAGGACGAAACCAGCTGGGACGATTACCTTCAGCAACTGCATGACTACGTTCAACCACGCGCACAAGGCAGTGCATTTACCGAGCTTTATTTGAAGCTGATGAAGCAACACCTGGAATCCATCTCCAAACCAGGCGGGCTGTTTGAAGACACCAAGGTCAGCCAACTGCCCTGGAGGGGCCAGCAGCGCCGCGTCCGTGTTGTTGTCTACCGCCGTACCCAAGGCGCGCAAGCGGATGTGCGAGGCCAGGCGCCAGGTCCTTACCTGAAAATCATATGTGATCGCTTGGTGGGCGGCTTGGCGAACGCCGGCATTAAAACCCATCGCATGGATGGCCACGCCATCCGCCATTGGCTGATTCATTGGTTCAATCCACGTCCCGATCATCTTGGCCCTGCCGATGCAGATATTCGCCGCTTCTACGAATTGGTGTGCAAGCAAGCACCTGCTGCTGCAGAGGGCGAGCTGCCGCTCGCCAGCGGCACTGACTTCTCGCAAAACCTGTTTTATCGCGAACCACTGTCAGATATAGAGAAAGGTCTGTGGTATTTCGACGGCCTTCCTCATCAGGTGGTGATGCTTGACCGCTTGAGGGATGCTCCCAAGACCGGGCACTTAACCGGTGAAACCCGAAAGGGCGGTGATGCGCTCAACGCGTTGTTCGACAAAATGCCAGAGGACACCATTCTCTGTATCACTCTCGTGATCACCCCGCAGGACATTCTCGAAGGGCATCTGGAACAGCTTTCACGCAAGGCAGTTGGAGACACTCAAGCCTCGATCCTGACACGCGAAGACGTCGCCACCGCCCGTCAGTTGCTCGGGCGCAAGCACAAGCTGTACCGAGGTAGCGTAGCGTTTTACCTGCGGGGTAAAGACGATGCCCAGCTGCACGAACGCAGTTTGCAACTCAGCAGCGCATTGCTGGGTGCGGGCATGGAGCCGGTGGAACCTCGGGATGAAGTGGCACCGCTGAACTCCTACCTTAGATGGCTACCCGGCAACTTCGACCCCAATGCGCGCAAAGCACTGGAGTGGTACGCACAACTGATGTTCGCCCAACACATTGCGAACCTTGCCCCCGTCTGGGGTAGGTCGACCGGAACCGGGCACCCGGGTATTACCCTGTTTAACCGTGGGGGAGCGCCGATAACCTTCGACCCGCTGAACAAGCTGGACCGGCAGATGAATGCGCATCTGTTCATTTTCGGGCCTACGGGTTCAGGTAAATCGGCCAGCGCGACAAACATCCTTAGCCAAATCATTGCCATCTATCGGCCACGCCTGTTCATTGTGGAAGCTGGCAACAGCTTTGGGTTACTCGGTGATTTCGCCAAAAAGTTGGGTTTGACAGTAAACCGGGTTCGTCTTGCCCCTGGATCAGGTGTCAGCCTCGCGCCGTTCGCTGATGCTGTGAAGCTCATCGAACCCACCCAGAACGTGAAGATTCTCAAAGCTGATGATCTTGAGGCGTCGGACGAACACCTGACTAGCCAGACCGAGGATGAACAACGCGACATCCTGGGTGAGATGGAAATTGCGGCCAGGCTGATGATCACCGGTGGTGAAGAAAAAGAGGATGCCCGTCTTACTCGTGCCGACCGTAGCGCCATCCGCCAATGCATACTGAATGCAGCGAAAAAATGCGTGACGGAACAACGTATCGTTCTGCCCGAAGATATCCGTGAAGCGCTGCGAGAAATGGGACTCGAGCCCGGTATTCCAGACGCCCGAAGCACACGATTCTTGGAGATGGCGGAAGCCTTGTCCATGTTCTGTATGGGCACCGAAGGCGACATGTTCAACCGTCCTGGCACCCCGTGGCCTGAAGCGGACATTACCATTGTTGACCTGGCCACCTATGCGCGAGAAGGCTATAGCGCACAGATGGCCATTGCTTATATTTCCCTGCTCAACACCGTCAACAACATCGCCGAGCGTGACCAGTTTAAAGGCCGCCCGCTGATCTGCTTCACCGACGAAGGCCACATCCAGTTGAAGGTCCCACTCCTATCCCCCTACTCCGTCAAGATCACCAAAATGTGGCGAAAGCTCGGCGCCTGGTTCTGGATGGCCACCCAGAACGTTGACGACGTGCCGCCAGAGGCCTCAGCCCTGCTCAACATGATCGAATGGTGGATGTGCTTAAACATGCCACCTGATGAGGTGGAGAAGATCGCGCGGTTTCGTGAACTGACTCCTGCACAGAAGTCGATGATGCTGTCAGCGCGTAAAGAAAGCGGCAAATTCACCGAGGGCGTCGTGTTGTCAAAAAGCATGGAAATGTTATTCCGGGCGGTACCACCGAGTTTGTACCTGGCCCTGGCCATGACCGAGCCGGAAGAGAAAAAGCAACGCTTCGACATCATGCAAGCCAAAGGCTGCAGCGAGCTCGATGCCGCCATTGAAGTTGCTGCAACGCTTGACCGCTATCGCGGTATCGAACCTCACATCATTACTTTCCCCGAACAAGTCACGGCCTTGGAGCGCCAAGCATGA
- a CDS encoding TIGR03751 family conjugal transfer lipoprotein: protein MFRLRLTNHGLKLGAYLAIALLASACSTNKDELLPHGDRTMMDVWDQGSSGSSSSSSRQLLDARQDLRRPLETRETDNTRFTRTAQNEIYSQFKRLPNPDLVMYVFPHLAGSDPAPIPGYTTVFPLYQRVQYAMPGERTEAY, encoded by the coding sequence ATGTTTCGACTGCGCTTGACTAATCATGGCTTAAAACTAGGTGCATACCTGGCCATCGCCCTACTCGCCTCGGCATGTTCCACCAACAAAGACGAATTACTCCCCCATGGGGACCGCACAATGATGGACGTTTGGGATCAAGGTTCCAGCGGCTCAAGCAGCTCGAGCAGCCGCCAATTGCTCGATGCACGCCAAGATCTTCGTCGGCCTCTTGAGACGAGGGAAACAGACAACACCAGGTTCACACGTACCGCACAAAACGAGATCTACAGCCAATTTAAACGCCTACCCAATCCCGACCTGGTGATGTACGTCTTTCCTCATTTAGCGGGTTCAGACCCAGCACCGATCCCAGGCTACACCACGGTGTTTCCCCTGTATCAGCGGGTGCAATACGCCATGCCTGGCGAACGCACGGAGGCATATTGA
- a CDS encoding TIGR03752 family integrating conjugative element protein, whose product MKNNPLIKFLVIPFAILAIFVVVKLFSRGSAEQQIHAPETVALSTDEAKKLGVDGDTPGDTLRTIVVESRQLKDQVSNALKNNDELKQQNIELQKRLQNIDLNVDNKLQNVQQTMKQEAQQQSQTLLDTLQQQYNTLSNKSGSGNESGSDLPIGFGVQPGDGQAFKGGPGADVVWIEPQDATPVDINGKPLAAGSNQTASGFNFPTSFGESVDRGQNALRTGAQSVANEISPQEARKQVRKVYTLPQNSTLMGSVAMSALIGRVPIDGTVNDPYPFKVLIGPDNLTANGIDLPDVAGAVASGTASGDWTLSCVRGQIKSLTFVFNDGTVRTLPQPQEETNSSQNSNNQNNGNQTTIQGGLGWISDAYGIPCISGDRKSNASQYIGSQVLITAAGAGAASLIKSDGNSGSFINPQSGTIGSVGGSGSEAMGKIIGQGVNDVSSWVNKLYGQAFAAVYVQPGAKIAVHLDQQLTIDYELNGRKVNYRSGARHVSTALD is encoded by the coding sequence GTGAAGAATAATCCTTTGATTAAATTCCTGGTCATCCCGTTCGCGATCCTAGCAATTTTCGTCGTGGTTAAATTGTTCAGCCGCGGCAGTGCGGAACAACAAATCCATGCACCAGAAACAGTCGCACTCAGTACGGATGAGGCGAAGAAGCTGGGTGTTGACGGTGATACGCCTGGCGACACATTGCGCACCATTGTCGTTGAAAGCCGACAACTAAAGGACCAAGTCTCCAATGCTTTGAAGAACAATGACGAGCTCAAGCAACAGAACATCGAGCTGCAAAAACGCCTGCAGAACATCGATCTCAACGTCGATAACAAGTTGCAAAACGTTCAGCAAACGATGAAGCAGGAGGCGCAACAACAGAGCCAAACCCTCTTGGACACGCTGCAGCAGCAATACAATACCCTGAGCAACAAATCAGGCAGTGGCAATGAGTCTGGGTCTGATTTGCCGATCGGCTTCGGCGTTCAGCCCGGTGACGGTCAAGCCTTCAAAGGCGGGCCTGGCGCGGACGTTGTTTGGATAGAGCCGCAGGACGCAACGCCGGTCGATATCAACGGCAAACCCCTCGCTGCAGGGTCAAATCAAACGGCAAGCGGTTTCAACTTCCCGACCTCTTTTGGCGAGTCCGTGGACCGAGGTCAAAATGCACTGCGCACGGGCGCTCAAAGTGTTGCGAATGAAATCTCGCCACAGGAGGCCCGCAAACAGGTGCGTAAGGTGTACACCTTGCCGCAGAACTCGACATTGATGGGTTCGGTGGCCATGTCCGCGCTGATCGGCCGGGTACCCATCGACGGCACTGTAAACGACCCCTACCCGTTCAAGGTATTGATCGGGCCGGACAATCTCACAGCCAACGGCATCGACCTGCCCGACGTCGCCGGCGCGGTGGCCAGCGGAACGGCTTCCGGCGATTGGACCCTGTCTTGCGTACGCGGTCAGATCAAAAGCCTGACGTTCGTCTTCAATGACGGCACTGTGCGCACGCTGCCACAACCTCAAGAAGAAACGAATAGCAGTCAAAATAGTAACAACCAGAACAATGGCAACCAAACCACCATTCAGGGTGGCCTGGGCTGGATAAGCGATGCTTATGGCATCCCTTGCATCAGTGGTGACCGCAAAAGCAACGCCTCGCAATACATTGGCTCGCAGGTACTGATTACCGCCGCCGGCGCGGGTGCTGCCTCCCTCATCAAGTCAGATGGAAACAGCGGATCTTTTATAAACCCTCAGTCCGGGACCATCGGTTCTGTCGGCGGCTCGGGCAGTGAAGCCATGGGCAAAATCATTGGCCAGGGCGTCAATGACGTCTCCAGCTGGGTCAACAAACTCTACGGGCAAGCCTTCGCAGCGGTGTATGTACAACCCGGTGCAAAGATAGCTGTGCACCTGGACCAGCAACTGACCATCGACTACGAACTCAATGGCCGCAAGGTCAACTATCGCTCAGGAGCCCGTCATGTTTCGACTGCGCTTGACTAA
- a CDS encoding TIGR03749 family integrating conjugative element protein, producing MTRRLMIIGLLALHFCGLANAVEILRWDRIPIALPLIVGRERIVFVDQNVRVGLPRNLVDKLRVQSTGGALYLLAKEPIEPTRLQLQNMNSGEIMLVDIIATVGKPNQVAPEPAKIVAGDSPAPRYGQVNAKPISNHATSSTAQASAQTEEDEDAPKPRRETPLPVVMTRYAAQMLYAPLRTVEPVEGIAQINLKRGLDLTTLMPTLPVEAYALGSWRLDEYWVTAVKLRNTSAQNLTLDPRDLMGDFVTATFQHPYLGAKGDASDTSTVYLVTRGHGLAESLLPAAISQIDPKGARREE from the coding sequence ATGACACGCCGCCTAATGATCATCGGGCTCTTAGCCCTTCACTTCTGCGGGTTGGCCAACGCCGTCGAAATCCTGCGCTGGGATCGAATCCCTATAGCACTGCCCTTGATCGTGGGTCGGGAGCGTATTGTCTTTGTGGACCAAAACGTACGGGTGGGTCTGCCTCGTAACCTCGTCGACAAACTGCGCGTGCAGAGCACCGGTGGAGCCCTCTACCTGTTGGCGAAAGAGCCGATTGAACCGACTCGCTTACAGCTGCAGAACATGAACTCAGGTGAGATCATGCTCGTGGATATCATCGCAACGGTAGGGAAACCGAATCAGGTCGCACCCGAGCCGGCTAAAATTGTAGCCGGGGACAGTCCCGCCCCGCGTTACGGCCAAGTCAACGCCAAACCTATAAGCAACCATGCAACTTCTTCCACGGCCCAAGCCAGCGCTCAAACCGAGGAGGATGAGGACGCGCCGAAACCGCGTCGTGAGACCCCACTTCCGGTGGTCATGACGCGCTATGCCGCACAGATGCTTTACGCGCCCCTACGCACCGTTGAGCCCGTGGAGGGGATTGCTCAGATCAATCTGAAGCGCGGTTTGGACCTCACCACCCTAATGCCGACATTGCCGGTCGAAGCCTATGCGTTGGGGTCGTGGCGGTTAGACGAGTATTGGGTCACGGCGGTTAAGCTACGTAACACGAGCGCCCAAAACCTCACATTGGATCCGCGTGACCTGATGGGTGACTTTGTCACCGCGACTTTTCAGCATCCCTACCTTGGCGCCAAGGGTGATGCCAGCGATACCTCGACGGTCTACCTGGTGACCCGTGGCCACGGTCTAGCCGAATCGTTGTTGCCGGCTGCCATCAGCCAGATCGATCCGAAGGGAGCCCGCCGTGAAGAATAA
- a CDS encoding PFL_4703 family integrating conjugative element protein produces MTYRKKVDAQLAHINSLRMVIGLLIALGLYMAYGWQSAPRDLTVHVPPDLRSGSTRKWWDIPPESVYAFGLYIFQQMNRWPVDGETDYEDNITRLESYLTPSCKAYLQKDFELRRNSGELRKRERGVFEIPGRGIDDKSEQHIEQHSINDWTVNLDITADEHYGGERVKRAFARYPLRIIRSDVDPEKNPFGLAWDCYSSNPQRIEVSAETTRAGGK; encoded by the coding sequence ATGACTTACCGTAAAAAAGTAGACGCCCAACTGGCCCACATCAACAGCCTGCGCATGGTCATTGGCCTTCTCATTGCCCTGGGTCTGTACATGGCTTATGGCTGGCAGAGCGCACCGCGTGACCTAACTGTTCATGTACCTCCAGATCTACGTTCAGGTAGCACCCGTAAGTGGTGGGATATTCCACCGGAGTCGGTATACGCCTTCGGTCTGTACATTTTTCAGCAAATGAACCGTTGGCCCGTTGATGGTGAAACCGACTACGAGGACAACATTACCCGCTTGGAAAGCTACCTGACACCCAGCTGCAAAGCCTACTTGCAGAAAGATTTCGAGCTACGCCGCAATAGCGGGGAACTGCGCAAACGTGAACGGGGTGTATTTGAAATTCCAGGCAGAGGCATCGACGATAAATCTGAGCAACATATTGAACAGCACAGCATCAATGACTGGACCGTCAACCTGGATATCACCGCTGACGAGCACTACGGCGGGGAGCGCGTAAAGCGGGCATTTGCTCGCTATCCATTACGAATTATCCGATCTGACGTCGATCCCGAAAAAAACCCGTTCGGCCTGGCCTGGGACTGTTATAGCAGTAATCCACAACGCATCGAAGTCTCCGCAGAAACGACCAGAGCAGGAGGCAAATGA
- a CDS encoding TIGR03750 family conjugal transfer protein → MTELSDDGTLIFLPVRLNNQPVIMGGLTADEMWATLALSTGAGLVIGIPAAILTQIWALIIGAAMLCAVLGLFLASRFLRRWKRGRPDTWLYRQMQLNIARFFPTWNKALLITRTGAWTCHRTEVQ, encoded by the coding sequence ATGACAGAACTCTCAGACGATGGGACCCTGATCTTCCTTCCAGTGCGATTGAACAATCAGCCAGTCATCATGGGCGGCCTTACCGCTGACGAAATGTGGGCCACCTTGGCGTTAAGTACCGGCGCAGGGCTGGTTATCGGTATTCCGGCCGCGATATTGACCCAGATTTGGGCACTTATCATCGGCGCCGCCATGCTCTGTGCTGTTCTAGGGCTGTTTCTTGCCAGTCGTTTCTTGCGTCGGTGGAAACGCGGTCGACCTGATACATGGCTATACCGCCAGATGCAATTGAACATCGCGCGGTTTTTTCCGACCTGGAATAAAGCCCTGCTGATTACTCGTACAGGTGCGTGGACCTGTCATCGAACGGAGGTTCAATGA
- a CDS encoding TIGR03745 family integrating conjugative element membrane protein: MTTFLKPGRMLIGLLALPQLTMAALPQSQPPTRGEGSNLMQTMQNYAFDGFSLLGLIICAVIFSGVAWHAFGTYHEIQLGKKKWGDLGATAAVGVAILGVAIFLVTKATNIL; this comes from the coding sequence ATGACTACTTTTTTAAAACCGGGCCGCATGCTGATCGGGTTACTTGCTCTCCCCCAACTGACCATGGCGGCACTTCCGCAGTCTCAGCCTCCTACCCGAGGGGAAGGCTCTAACCTGATGCAAACCATGCAGAACTACGCCTTTGACGGTTTTTCTTTGCTTGGCCTCATCATCTGCGCCGTCATTTTCAGTGGCGTTGCTTGGCATGCCTTCGGCACCTACCACGAAATTCAACTTGGCAAGAAGAAATGGGGAGATCTGGGGGCGACAGCCGCAGTTGGCGTCGCCATCCTCGGGGTCGCCATTTTTCTGGTCACCAAGGCTACAAATATTCTTTAA
- a CDS encoding TIGR03758 family integrating conjugative element protein yields the protein MSMSGAQAAAFQAAGGFPASTSYLFFVGVAVAIIFMWGAWAIWSCYRGWATGNLDRTIASTSVVRILLLCMILTTFVLS from the coding sequence ATGAGCATGAGCGGCGCTCAGGCTGCTGCGTTCCAAGCGGCGGGAGGATTCCCTGCCTCGACGAGCTACCTGTTTTTCGTCGGCGTCGCTGTTGCCATCATCTTTATGTGGGGCGCCTGGGCTATCTGGAGCTGCTACCGAGGATGGGCCACTGGCAACCTTGATCGAACGATTGCCTCGACCTCAGTCGTCCGCATCCTACTGCTTTGCATGATCCTCACCACATTTGTTCTTAGTTGA
- a CDS encoding RAQPRD family integrative conjugative element protein codes for MPGLIVLFGCSLPVSHAAAASASEQANLDVMIRQLNALEDTARRSAQVADEPGKRYFFDYQRLAGDIARIRHGLEGYLTPTRAQPRDPVELSGQYTTEGRKP; via the coding sequence TTGCCAGGCCTCATCGTACTTTTTGGATGCAGCTTGCCCGTCTCTCATGCGGCCGCTGCTTCAGCCTCCGAACAGGCAAACCTGGATGTGATGATCCGCCAGTTAAATGCCTTGGAGGACACTGCGCGTCGTAGCGCACAAGTGGCCGACGAACCTGGCAAGCGTTACTTCTTCGATTACCAGCGCCTAGCAGGTGATATCGCCCGAATTCGTCATGGGTTGGAGGGCTATCTCACCCCAACCCGAGCCCAGCCTCGTGATCCTGTTGAGCTGTCAGGCCAATACACGACTGAAGGACGCAAGCCATGA
- a CDS encoding UvrD-helicase domain-containing protein translates to MQWTQEQQPIIHSTADKLLVQAFAGTGKTTTLVGYATQHASVKMLYLCYNKSVELAARGRFPRRNVVCKTAHGLAYAVYGSQYATKQTNNLRLTDIARAINTQDWELVRDVLSTLNNFMASADDELGRGHFPRFQGQRMLTSAQERFLNSALNVAKTIWNRMIDLQDTGMSITHDAYLKLYQLSKPDLSERFNAILLDEGQDVNPVIADIVKIQRIRKVAVGDPHQQIYRFRGAEDALNSDWMADAERHYLTQSFRFGPAVAHVANIILFYKGETRKLQGLGCNTLVKRALPEELPHRTFIHRTVTGVIENALQLVASNPKIFWVGGIDSYSLRDLEDLYLFSRNRNQEVQNRKLLRDYRDFSQYVEIAEVSQDTEMLRSIKIIAAYPDLPQRIQTLRSRSVDNELDATVTLTTGHKAKGLEWDFVSLYDDFSADPLSPDIDQGRKDDELNLLYVAVTRGMKILALNSMVLSIMQRYVDARTSPPQPQKSRA, encoded by the coding sequence ATGCAGTGGACTCAAGAACAGCAGCCCATCATCCATTCCACGGCTGACAAGCTGCTGGTGCAGGCTTTCGCCGGTACCGGCAAAACCACAACACTGGTGGGCTACGCCACACAACACGCCTCGGTGAAAATGCTCTACCTCTGCTACAACAAATCCGTCGAGCTCGCTGCCAGAGGTCGCTTTCCACGCAGAAACGTGGTGTGTAAGACGGCGCATGGCCTCGCATACGCAGTCTATGGCAGTCAGTACGCCACCAAGCAGACTAACAACTTGCGCCTGACGGATATCGCAAGGGCCATCAACACCCAGGACTGGGAGCTCGTGCGGGACGTCCTCAGCACGCTGAACAACTTCATGGCCAGCGCCGACGACGAGTTGGGTCGTGGGCATTTTCCCAGGTTCCAGGGGCAACGAATGCTCACCAGTGCCCAGGAGCGGTTCCTGAACAGTGCTTTAAACGTGGCCAAAACTATTTGGAACCGGATGATCGATCTGCAGGACACTGGAATGTCGATCACCCATGACGCGTACCTGAAGCTGTATCAGCTAAGCAAGCCGGACCTGAGCGAACGATTTAACGCCATCCTTCTCGATGAAGGTCAAGACGTTAACCCGGTTATTGCCGACATAGTAAAAATCCAACGGATTCGCAAGGTGGCAGTCGGCGATCCCCATCAGCAGATCTATCGCTTCCGCGGTGCCGAAGACGCGCTCAACAGCGACTGGATGGCCGACGCCGAACGTCACTACCTGACCCAAAGCTTTCGCTTCGGCCCTGCGGTCGCGCACGTGGCCAACATCATTCTTTTTTACAAAGGTGAGACACGAAAGCTGCAGGGGTTAGGTTGCAATACCCTGGTTAAACGGGCTCTGCCTGAAGAGCTACCGCATCGCACGTTTATCCATCGTACCGTGACCGGCGTCATCGAGAACGCCCTGCAGCTGGTCGCAAGCAACCCCAAGATTTTCTGGGTTGGCGGTATCGACAGTTACTCGCTGCGCGACCTGGAAGATTTATACCTGTTCAGCCGCAACCGTAATCAGGAAGTGCAGAACCGCAAGCTGTTGCGAGATTACCGGGACTTTTCACAGTACGTGGAAATAGCCGAGGTAAGCCAGGACACGGAGATGTTGCGATCGATCAAGATTATTGCAGCCTATCCGGACCTGCCACAGCGGATCCAAACCTTGCGTTCCCGCTCGGTAGATAACGAGCTAGACGCCACCGTGACACTCACGACTGGGCACAAGGCCAAGGGGCTGGAGTGGGACTTTGTCAGCCTGTATGACGACTTTAGCGCTGACCCGCTTTCACCCGATATCGATCAAGGTCGCAAAGATGACGAGTTGAATTTGCTGTACGTGGCGGTGACGCGAGGAATGAAGATTCTAGCGCTGAATTCAATGGTCCTTTCTATCATGCAACGCTACGTCGATGCTCGGACCTCTCCACCCCAACCTCAGAAATCACGCGCTTAG
- a CDS encoding TIGR03747 family integrating conjugative element membrane protein, producing MADIAEKAQQQQEGQKNFLGMLFSTPFHFLGVMFGSLLGAIVVEWLCVYTFWPDAGWKHAQQMFQHELGWLSQDLLHSVVIKEPGRTATWLAQTVYDWLMVKTGMQDNINALTQYARSTSPQQAGTFNLRYELGRAMINFQDYGLAALYTVLTFCVRMVILTLTIPLFALAAFAGLVDGLVRRDLRKFGSGRESSYLYHKARGTIIPLTIVPWTVYLAIPISISPLLILLPCAVLLGVSVYITVSSFKKYL from the coding sequence ATGGCCGATATCGCGGAAAAAGCCCAGCAACAACAGGAAGGTCAAAAAAACTTCCTGGGCATGCTGTTCTCCACCCCTTTTCATTTCTTGGGGGTGATGTTCGGCTCCTTGCTCGGCGCCATCGTCGTTGAATGGCTGTGCGTGTACACGTTCTGGCCAGATGCCGGCTGGAAACATGCTCAGCAGATGTTCCAACACGAACTGGGCTGGCTGTCCCAGGATCTGCTGCACAGCGTTGTCATCAAAGAGCCGGGGCGTACGGCGACCTGGCTGGCACAAACGGTCTATGACTGGCTGATGGTGAAAACCGGTATGCAGGACAACATAAATGCACTGACACAGTACGCCCGCTCAACATCACCACAACAAGCGGGAACCTTTAACCTTCGCTACGAACTCGGTCGGGCGATGATCAATTTCCAGGACTATGGCTTAGCCGCGTTATACACAGTCCTGACCTTTTGCGTGCGGATGGTCATTCTGACGCTGACGATTCCACTGTTCGCACTGGCGGCGTTCGCTGGCTTGGTCGATGGCCTGGTGCGGCGTGATCTACGAAAATTCGGCTCCGGCCGCGAGTCAAGTTACCTGTATCACAAAGCCCGGGGGACGATCATTCCGCTCACCATCGTGCCCTGGACGGTCTACCTGGCCATCCCCATCAGCATCAGCCCACTTTTGATTCTGTTGCCCTGCGCGGTGCTGTTGGGTGTATCCGTTTACATCACCGTCTCAAGCTTCAAGAAATACCTTTAG